One window from the genome of Rhodopseudomonas sp. P2A-2r encodes:
- a CDS encoding alpha/beta fold hydrolase, whose amino-acid sequence MQISVNGFDTFVGTGGRRFDPALPAAVMIHGAGFDHSTWALHDRWFAHHGFSVLAPDLPGHGRSAGTALTTIADLADWTAALIDAAGATSARLIGHSMGSLIALETAARHPQKITRLDLMGTAVTMTVGPDLLKDAEANDHGAIDMVLIWGLGYQAELGGSLAPGLWMHGGAQRVLEAGKPGVLFTDLTACNNYQNALAAAADIKIPVTLILGERDMMTPAKAGKALAAALPNARTVILAGAGHMMMVERPDEVLAALRG is encoded by the coding sequence ATGCAGATCTCCGTCAACGGCTTTGATACCTTCGTCGGCACCGGCGGACGTCGATTCGATCCGGCGTTGCCGGCTGCGGTGATGATCCACGGCGCCGGCTTCGATCATTCGACATGGGCGCTGCACGACCGCTGGTTCGCGCATCACGGCTTTTCCGTGCTCGCGCCGGACCTGCCCGGCCATGGCCGGTCGGCGGGCACGGCGCTCACGACGATCGCCGATCTCGCCGACTGGACCGCCGCTTTGATCGACGCCGCCGGCGCCACCAGCGCGCGCCTGATCGGCCATTCCATGGGCTCGCTCATCGCGCTGGAAACCGCGGCGCGGCATCCGCAGAAAATCACCCGGCTCGACCTGATGGGCACCGCGGTCACCATGACGGTCGGTCCCGATCTGCTGAAGGACGCCGAGGCCAACGACCACGGCGCCATCGACATGGTGTTGATCTGGGGCCTCGGCTATCAGGCCGAACTGGGCGGCAGCCTGGCACCGGGCCTGTGGATGCATGGCGGCGCGCAACGGGTGCTCGAAGCCGGCAAACCGGGCGTGTTGTTTACCGACCTCACCGCCTGCAACAACTACCAGAACGCCCTGGCCGCAGCCGCCGATATCAAGATTCCGGTGACCCTGATCCTCGGCGAGCGCGACATGATGACCCCTGCCAAAGCCGGCAAGGCGCTGGCGGCGGCACTCCCCAATGCCCGCACGGTGATTCTGGCCGGCGCCGGTCACATGATGATGGTGGAACGGCCCGACGAGGTGCTCGCCGCCTTGCGGGGCTGA
- a CDS encoding ABC transporter ATP-binding protein produces the protein MSATALLTAQHLGVALSGRAVLHDVSLALQPGHLVALVGPNGAGKTTLLRALAGLLPSTGAIHVGGDALSSLSLRERAKRFGYLPQGHVVHWPLDVKDVVALGRYPHGATDPGRLSPDDEAAVRRAMQATDVTGFAERRVTELSGGERSRVALARVLAVEAPIVLADEPTASLDPRYQLDVMTNLRDVADADVLVIVVTHDLGLAARFADTVLVMADGRLVAQAPPAEALSDAIMADVFRVKAYRATHRDETVILPWAGI, from the coding sequence ATGAGCGCAACCGCTTTGCTCACCGCGCAGCACCTCGGCGTTGCCCTGTCGGGCCGCGCCGTGCTGCACGACGTCTCATTGGCCTTGCAGCCCGGTCATCTGGTGGCGCTGGTCGGCCCGAACGGCGCCGGCAAGACCACATTGCTGCGCGCGCTGGCGGGACTGCTGCCATCCACAGGCGCCATCCATGTCGGCGGCGACGCGCTGTCCTCGCTATCGCTGCGCGAGCGCGCCAAACGTTTCGGCTACCTGCCGCAGGGCCATGTGGTGCATTGGCCGCTCGATGTGAAGGATGTGGTGGCGCTCGGCCGCTATCCGCATGGCGCCACCGATCCCGGCCGGCTATCGCCGGACGATGAAGCCGCGGTGCGGCGCGCCATGCAGGCCACCGACGTCACCGGCTTCGCCGAGCGACGCGTGACCGAACTGTCCGGCGGCGAGCGCAGCCGCGTGGCACTGGCACGGGTGCTGGCGGTGGAAGCGCCGATCGTGCTGGCGGATGAGCCGACCGCCTCGCTCGATCCGCGCTACCAGCTCGACGTCATGACCAATTTGCGCGATGTCGCCGACGCCGACGTGCTGGTGATCGTGGTGACCCACGACCTCGGCCTGGCCGCGCGTTTTGCCGACACCGTGCTGGTGATGGCGGACGGCCGGCTGGTGGCCCAGGCGCCGCCGGCCGAGGCGCTGTCCGACGCCATCATGGCCGATGTGTTCCGCGTCAAAGCCTACCGCGCCACGCATCGCGACGAGACCGTGATCCTGCCTTGGGCGGGCATCTAG
- the cobD gene encoding threonine-phosphate decarboxylase CobD — protein MKHGGDLTEAMARYGGDAADWLDLSTGINPWAYPVGDIPDVAWRRLPSKADAKALLAAARTAYRVPDAVDVVAAPGTQALIQWLPHLAANGPVAIVGPTYNEHAPAWQNAGHQVIAIPDLAALPDNAVHAVIVNPNNPDGRIADHATLAAVAARLQQRGGWLLIDEAFADVDPAIGAAMLCEKLPVVILRSFGKFYGLAGLRLGFAIAAPETIRRIGAALGSWGVSGPALHVGARALGDAAWADRMREQLAEHATRLDYILTQAGGKLIGGTSLFRFVRHPDARYLHVQLARQRVWVRKFDWASDHLRFGLPPDDVALGRLADALFYVD, from the coding sequence ATGAAACATGGTGGCGATCTGACCGAAGCAATGGCGCGCTATGGCGGCGATGCCGCCGACTGGCTCGACCTTTCGACCGGAATCAATCCCTGGGCCTATCCCGTCGGCGACATCCCCGATGTGGCCTGGCGCCGGCTGCCGTCTAAGGCCGATGCGAAGGCGCTGCTCGCTGCCGCGCGAACGGCCTATCGCGTGCCGGATGCTGTCGATGTTGTCGCCGCTCCCGGCACCCAGGCGCTGATCCAGTGGCTGCCGCATCTCGCAGCAAACGGGCCCGTTGCCATCGTCGGTCCGACCTATAACGAGCACGCACCGGCCTGGCAGAATGCCGGCCACCAGGTCATTGCGATTCCCGATCTCGCCGCGCTGCCCGACAACGCCGTGCATGCCGTGATCGTCAACCCCAATAATCCCGACGGCCGGATCGCTGACCATGCGACCCTCGCCGCCGTCGCCGCGAGGCTCCAGCAACGTGGCGGCTGGCTGCTGATCGACGAGGCCTTTGCCGATGTCGATCCGGCGATCGGCGCCGCTATGCTGTGCGAAAAACTGCCGGTGGTGATCCTGCGCTCGTTCGGGAAATTCTATGGCCTCGCGGGCCTCCGCCTCGGCTTCGCCATTGCCGCGCCAGAGACCATCAGGCGCATCGGCGCCGCGCTGGGTTCGTGGGGGGTGTCCGGCCCGGCCTTGCATGTCGGCGCGCGCGCGCTGGGCGATGCGGCGTGGGCCGACCGCATGCGCGAGCAACTTGCCGAGCACGCGACCCGGCTCGATTACATCCTGACGCAGGCCGGAGGCAAACTCATCGGAGGCACCTCGCTGTTTCGCTTCGTCCGCCATCCGGACGCCCGATACCTCCACGTCCAGCTCGCACGACAGCGCGTCTGGGTCCGCAAGTTCGACTGGGCCAGCGACCATTTGCGCTTCGGCCTGCCGCCCGACGATGTCGCACTGGGGCGGCTGGCAGATGCTCTGTTCTATGTGGACTAG
- a CDS encoding TonB-dependent receptor plug domain-containing protein, whose translation MKSDTIATSNPTSLVDALRTVPGLDITESGGPGGTTNIRMRGGNTGQTLVMIDGIRINDPTAASGDYDFAMFAPSSIDRIEVLKGPQSALYGSDAMTGVINIITRSGTGPAQFNVRSEGGSYGTASTAASLSGSQGPWSYAFTGSGQHSNGFSRFGYRIPALEAKFPNLERDGFDRVGGSARISYDAGDLKLEAGILSTFTRSAYDAAYNASSKTVQFPDTPNSATRQLDQVWGKASFDSLNGLLTHSVTLSETHVERSFNEFAYKTNTLPQNTTTTFSSYLANSAAAEYQATLKLGAFGSLVYGAKSQHETADIWQVSAPAANPPVAALSKSQDTNAIFALWQVPIGERLNVTLGGRVDDVADVARFETWRATAAYSIAETGTKLRASAGTGAKAPTLYQLYAPLTASPGLSPETSFGYDAGIDQSLFNGRVVLSVTGFANDFSNLINYVVDVARPNGYYVNVARAETSGIEVGSTVDIVPGLLKFNAAYTYLHAIDLANGSILARRPKNLVRFALAITPTDRWTIEPRVTTVSKRFDKANQVGELGAYTRVDLYSEYRIDANWKVFARGENILNAHYQEALNFGTTGPAAYAGFNATW comes from the coding sequence GTGAAAAGCGACACCATCGCCACCAGCAATCCAACCTCTCTGGTCGACGCGTTGCGCACCGTGCCCGGCCTCGACATCACCGAGAGCGGCGGCCCGGGCGGCACCACCAACATCCGCATGCGCGGCGGCAATACCGGCCAGACCCTGGTGATGATCGACGGCATCCGCATCAACGATCCCACCGCGGCGTCTGGCGACTACGACTTTGCCATGTTTGCGCCGAGCAGCATCGACCGCATCGAAGTCCTGAAAGGCCCGCAGAGCGCACTCTACGGCTCCGACGCCATGACCGGGGTGATCAACATCATCACCAGGAGCGGCACAGGCCCGGCACAGTTCAACGTGCGCAGCGAGGGTGGCAGCTATGGTACCGCTTCCACGGCCGCTTCCCTGAGCGGCTCGCAGGGCCCCTGGTCCTATGCCTTCACCGGAAGCGGCCAGCACAGCAATGGCTTTTCGCGATTTGGCTATCGCATTCCGGCGCTCGAGGCCAAGTTCCCGAATCTGGAACGTGACGGCTTCGACCGCGTCGGCGGCTCGGCGCGGATCAGCTATGACGCCGGCGACCTGAAGCTGGAAGCAGGCATCCTGTCGACCTTCACGCGATCGGCCTACGACGCCGCATACAATGCCAGTTCGAAGACCGTCCAGTTTCCGGATACGCCAAACAGCGCCACGCGCCAGCTCGATCAGGTGTGGGGCAAAGCCAGCTTCGACAGCCTGAACGGCCTGCTCACCCACAGCGTTACGCTGTCCGAGACGCATGTCGAACGCTCGTTTAACGAGTTCGCCTACAAGACAAACACCCTGCCGCAGAATACGACGACCACCTTCTCCAGCTACTTGGCCAACAGCGCCGCCGCCGAGTATCAGGCCACATTGAAACTGGGCGCATTCGGATCGCTGGTCTACGGCGCCAAAAGCCAGCACGAAACAGCAGACATCTGGCAAGTCAGCGCGCCCGCCGCCAACCCGCCGGTGGCGGCCCTGTCGAAATCGCAGGACACCAACGCGATCTTTGCGCTGTGGCAGGTGCCGATCGGCGAGCGATTGAACGTCACGCTCGGCGGGCGCGTCGACGATGTCGCCGATGTCGCAAGGTTCGAAACCTGGCGGGCCACCGCCGCCTACAGCATCGCGGAAACCGGCACCAAGCTCCGCGCCAGTGCCGGTACCGGCGCCAAGGCGCCGACCCTGTACCAGCTCTACGCGCCGCTCACGGCAAGCCCGGGACTGAGCCCGGAGACCAGCTTCGGTTATGACGCCGGCATCGACCAGTCGCTGTTCAACGGCCGCGTGGTGCTTTCGGTGACCGGCTTCGCCAACGACTTCAGCAACCTGATCAACTACGTCGTCGATGTCGCGCGCCCCAACGGCTATTACGTCAACGTCGCCCGCGCCGAGACCAGCGGCATCGAGGTGGGCAGCACCGTCGACATCGTTCCAGGCCTGCTGAAATTCAACGCCGCCTACACCTATCTGCACGCCATCGATCTTGCCAACGGATCGATCCTGGCGCGGCGCCCGAAGAACCTGGTACGCTTTGCGCTGGCCATCACGCCCACCGACCGTTGGACCATCGAGCCGCGCGTCACCACGGTGTCCAAGCGCTTCGACAAGGCCAACCAGGTCGGCGAGCTCGGCGCCTATACCCGCGTCGACCTCTATAGCGAGTACAGGATCGACGCCAACTGGAAGGTCTTTGCTCGAGGCGAGAATATCCTGAACGCGCACTATCAGGAGGCGCTGAACTTCGGCACCACCGGCCCCGCGGCCTATGCCGGTTTCAACGCCACATGGTGA
- a CDS encoding FecCD family ABC transporter permease, with protein MVSANPSRRLLIVTAALAVLVALLALGSLGTGPVRMSPLTVVNALLGGGSDVQQVIVREIRLPRAILGLAIGAILGLSGAALQGLLRNPLASPSLFGAPQSAAFGAVLMIALGWADVRSWALPVAGISMAFASVFVLLSIAGRNAGLLLLILAGLAISSLAGAATALVMNLSSNPFAALEIAFWLLGSLEDRSFRHVELALPFIAAGAVILMGQRSAFRALSLGEETAQSLGVDVGRLRLLVITGVALGVGGAVAVTGTIGFIGLVAPHLMRPLIGHDPARLLVPSALTGAALLLAADIAVRIIPSNTDIKVGVLTSIIGVPFFLYLIVRERRALGGGVA; from the coding sequence ATGGTGAGCGCAAATCCCTCACGACGGCTGCTGATCGTCACGGCCGCACTGGCCGTGCTGGTGGCGCTGCTGGCGCTGGGCTCGCTCGGCACCGGTCCAGTGCGGATGTCGCCGCTGACCGTGGTCAACGCATTGTTGGGCGGCGGCAGCGACGTGCAGCAGGTGATCGTGCGCGAGATCCGCCTGCCCCGCGCCATCCTCGGCCTCGCCATCGGCGCCATTCTCGGCCTGTCCGGCGCGGCGCTGCAGGGATTGCTGCGCAATCCCCTGGCTTCGCCGTCTTTGTTCGGCGCGCCGCAATCCGCCGCCTTCGGCGCGGTGCTGATGATCGCACTGGGCTGGGCCGACGTGCGCTCATGGGCGCTGCCGGTCGCCGGCATCAGCATGGCCTTCGCGTCGGTCTTCGTGTTGCTCAGCATCGCCGGCCGCAATGCCGGACTGCTGCTGCTGATCCTTGCCGGCCTCGCCATCTCCAGCCTCGCGGGCGCCGCCACCGCGCTGGTGATGAACCTGTCGTCCAATCCGTTCGCCGCGCTGGAGATCGCCTTCTGGCTGCTCGGCTCGCTGGAAGATCGCAGCTTCCGCCATGTTGAACTGGCGCTGCCCTTCATCGCCGCAGGCGCCGTCATCCTGATGGGCCAGCGTAGCGCCTTTCGCGCGCTCAGCCTCGGCGAAGAGACTGCGCAGAGCCTCGGTGTCGATGTCGGCCGCCTGCGGCTGCTGGTGATAACAGGCGTGGCGCTGGGCGTCGGCGGTGCCGTGGCCGTCACCGGCACCATCGGCTTCATCGGCCTCGTGGCACCGCATCTGATGCGCCCGTTGATCGGCCACGATCCCGCGCGCCTGCTGGTGCCCAGCGCGCTCACCGGCGCGGCGCTGCTGCTCGCCGCCGACATCGCCGTGCGGATCATTCCGTCCAACACCGACATCAAGGTCGGCGTGCTGACCTCGATCATTGGCGTTCCGTTCTTCCTCTATCTGATCGTGCGCGAACGCCGCGCGCTCGGCGGAGGCGTGGCATGA